In a single window of the Necator americanus strain Aroian chromosome X, whole genome shotgun sequence genome:
- a CDS encoding hypothetical protein (NECATOR_CHRX.G24348.T2) produces the protein MTPVTPSFLVLPYQAFLQNQKNLFYCCDMRKILKQSNLFLEILTSDAIDDRTPALNSIIPTLGGILDLVEEHREVMVHVEASILKPINCILTAGHVEFYDDVIILLQSLLQNYVSEPMWAVYNKLYEVFKNTDRQTILPFSDIAHVLHKYIVTDNESFLAFPDRMDAMIDMCQTTLQEQYSLHMLTKLTKLTLS, from the exons atgactcctgtaACCCCGTCTTTCCTGGTGCTACCGTATCAGGCTTTCCTCCAGAATCAGAAGAATCTTTTCTATTGCTGTgacatgcgtaaaattttaaaacag TCCAACCTTTTCCTGGAAATACTCACTAGTGATGCTATCGACGACAGAACTCCTGCTCTGAACAGCATCATTCCAACACTTGGAGGTATTCTTGAC CTTGTCGAGGAGCATCGAGAAGTTATGGTTCACGTGGAAGCAAGCATTTTGAAACCTATAAATTGCATTCTAACGGCGGGTCATGTTG AGTTCTATGATGACGTCATTATTCTCCTGCAATCTCTGCTGCAAAATTATGTGAGCGAGCCTATGTGGGCTGTTTACAACAAGCTATACGAGGTGTTTAAGAACACGGACCGGCAAACCATCTTGCCATTTTCAG ATATTGCTCACGTGTTACACAAGTACATCGTCACTGACAACGAGAGTTTTTTGGCTTTTCCTGATCGTATGGATGCTATGATCGACATGTGTCAAACGACACTTCAG
- a CDS encoding hypothetical protein (NECATOR_CHRX.G24348.T1), with the protein MQEASLRWHTETTECVIVHRQPFEILQFSLNSISLDSNLFLEILTSDAIDDRTPALNSIIPTLGGILDLVEEHREVMVHVEASILKPINCILTAGHVEFYDDVIILLQSLLQNYVSEPMWAVYNKLYEVFKNTDRQTILPFSDIAHVLHKYIVTDNESFLAFPDRMDAMIDMCQTTLQTLKEPVNYLVYPI; encoded by the exons ATGCAAGAAGCCAGCTTAAGGTGGCATACTGAAACTACCGAATGTGTAATAGTGCACCGGCAACCATTTGAAATACTACAGTTCAGTTTGAACAGCATTTCATTAGAT TCCAACCTTTTCCTGGAAATACTCACTAGTGATGCTATCGACGACAGAACTCCTGCTCTGAACAGCATCATTCCAACACTTGGAGGTATTCTTGAC CTTGTCGAGGAGCATCGAGAAGTTATGGTTCACGTGGAAGCAAGCATTTTGAAACCTATAAATTGCATTCTAACGGCGGGTCATGTTG AGTTCTATGATGACGTCATTATTCTCCTGCAATCTCTGCTGCAAAATTATGTGAGCGAGCCTATGTGGGCTGTTTACAACAAGCTATACGAGGTGTTTAAGAACACGGACCGGCAAACCATCTTGCCATTTTCAG ATATTGCTCACGTGTTACACAAGTACATCGTCACTGACAACGAGAGTTTTTTGGCTTTTCCTGATCGTATGGATGCTATGATCGACATGTGTCAAACGACACTTCAG
- a CDS encoding hypothetical protein (NECATOR_CHRX.G24349.T1) has protein sequence MTICTYSARTLASEAAIKDLMMHAKKIKYDFIGLTETRRRHPLNVVYETGEELFLGTCDSRGVSGVGVLVNTSMAKNIDSFKQLTTRIGRLRMRRCGPTRTLTMLVAYAPTSSYEEEEIEAFYMDQEKSTEQIMPSTKS, from the coding sequence atgacgatctgtacttatagcGCCCgaacgcttgcatcggaagcggccatcaaagatctgatgatgcatgCCAAGAAGATTAAATACGACTTCATCGGACtaaccgagacgagacgacgtcaccctctcaatgtcgtatatgaaactggagaagaactgttcttaggaacatgcgacagtagaggagttagtggagttggcgtcctcgtcaacacgagtatggcaaagaacatcgactctttcaaacaacttacgacgcgaatcggacgtctgcggatgagaagatgtggtccaacacgaACTTTGACTATGTtagtcgcttacgctccaacatcaagctacgaagaagaagaaatcgaagctttctatatggaccaaGAGAAGTCTACCGAGCAGATCATGCCTTCAACAAAgtcataa
- a CDS encoding hypothetical protein (NECATOR_CHRX.G24350.T1): protein MEQHEPQGTTSELARLCREAIKEDLKERRAEVLAEAAEAGKSIRYARRDFASRKTRMTALRNPKGTTTASRKGMETIIYFYS, encoded by the coding sequence ATGGAGCAGCACGAACCGCAGGGAaccacgtccgagctcgcaaggctttgcagagaggcgataaaggaagaccttaaagagagaagagcagaagtgctggctgaagctgcagaggcggggaaaagcatccgctatgcccgtcgagacttcgccagtcgcaagacgaggatgactgctctccggaacccgaagggaacaaccactGCATCGAGAAAGGGGATGGAGACAATCATCTACTTCTACTcgtga
- a CDS encoding hypothetical protein (NECATOR_CHRX.G24351.T2): MRASRVSKRIQHIHTVSKFIEVSREYKMPLCLTFIDLKKAFDSVETEAVMTISVHKERNAKVGMGRHGSEGDGRQLHHLRFADDIALITPSQAERMLNEFDETCGCIGLQLNLQKTMFMRNGWVSDAPLTLNGTNISECTSYVYLGWELNMMNDLTPELGRRRAAWGTSKSTEDVVKTRNTRPRAHLFNTTVLPALTYASETWTFRRHEENAVSVIERAIERVMLGVSCFTQVRDGIRSSLLRQRSKIRDIAAFAKESKIRRAGHVMCFNENRWTEPLQVVTVGIDANAMIGLEQQSGMLGKWFYPVEQTSDNANRLEESSTPSAYEARDNSFNDRRVAPAEDSDS; encoded by the exons atgcgagcaagcagggtttcgaaaaggattcagcacattcacactgtttcgaaatttatcgaggtatcacgagagtacaagatgccgctctgtctcaccttcatcgacttaaagaaggccttcgactcagttgagacggaagcggtcatgacaatctcagtacataaag aacgcaatgcgaaagttggaatgggacgacatgggagtgaaggtgatggtcggcagctacaccatttgcgctttgctgatgacatcgcactgataacacctagccaagcggaacgaatgttgaacgaattcgacgaaacatgtggatgcatcggtcttcagctgaatctacaaaagacgatgttcatgcgcaacggatgggtctcggatgccccactcacgctcaacggaacgaacatatccgaatgcaccagttATGTTTATCTGGGttgggaattgaacatgatgaacgacctgacccccgagctgggcaggagacgagcggcttggggaacTTCCAAGAGCaccgaggatgtagtgaagacgAGGAACACTCGGccccgtgctcacctcttcaacaccaccgtacttcctgctttgacctatgcttcggaaacctggacATTTCGCAGGCacgaagaaaacgcggtgagcgtcattgaacgcgcaattgagagagtgatgctaggagtatcctgtttcacgcaagtgagggacgggattcgaagttctctcctacgccagcgatcgaagattagagacatcgccgcgtttgccaaggaaagtaaaataaggagGGCAGGACACGTGATGTGCTTTAACGAGAACCGTTGGACAGAACC CCTGCAGGTGGTCACTGTCGGAATTGATGCAAACGCAATGATAGGTCTCGAACAACAGTCCGGTatgcttggaaaatggttctatcccGTGGAGCAAACGTCGGACAATGCTAATCGTCTA gaggaatcatcgacgccatcagcttacgAGGCAAGGGACAACTCCTTTAACGACAGGAGAGTAGCGCCAGCGGAAGATTCCGACTCTTGA
- a CDS encoding hypothetical protein (NECATOR_CHRX.G24351.T1): MGRHGSEGDGRQLHHLRFADDIALITPSQAERMLNEFDETCGCIGLQLNLQKTMFMRNGWVSDAPLTLNGTNISECTSYVYLGWELNMMNDLTPELGRRRAAWGTSKSTEDVVKTRNTRPRAHLFNTTVLPALTYASETWTFRRHEENAIVSAHGPTETAEENNRASFYDELNALMYKISSLQVVTVGIDANAMIGLEQQSGMLGKWFYPVEQTSDNANRLEESSTPSAYEARDNSFNDRRVAPAEDSDS, encoded by the exons atgggacgacatgggagtgaaggtgatggtcggcagctacaccatttgcgctttgctgatgacatcgcactgataacacctagccaagcggaacgaatgttgaacgaattcgacgaaacatgtggatgcatcggtcttcagctgaatctacaaaagacgatgttcatgcgcaacggatgggtctcggatgccccactcacgctcaacggaacgaacatatccgaatgcaccagttATGTTTATCTGGGttgggaattgaacatgatgaacgacctgacccccgagctgggcaggagacgagcggcttggggaacTTCCAAGAGCaccgaggatgtagtgaagacgAGGAACACTCGGccccgtgctcacctcttcaacaccaccgtacttcctgctttgacctatgcttcggaaacctggacATTTCGCAGGCacgaagaaaacgcg atcgtaagtgctcacggtCCTACCGAAACCGCTGAAGAGAACAACAGGGCCtctttctatgatgaactcaatgcgttgatgtatAAGATATCCAGCCTGCAGGTGGTCACTGTCGGAATTGATGCAAACGCAATGATAGGTCTCGAACAACAGTCCGGTatgcttggaaaatggttctatcccGTGGAGCAAACGTCGGACAATGCTAATCGTCTA gaggaatcatcgacgccatcagcttacgAGGCAAGGGACAACTCCTTTAACGACAGGAGAGTAGCGCCAGCGGAAGATTCCGACTCTTGA
- a CDS encoding hypothetical protein (NECATOR_CHRX.G24352.T1) translates to MRLRRKLCPYPKRDSKNEWTSRAGSMKGNKRTRTRKKHMLYREAMFGSSQHCQRSVGQAALPMWREHFNTLLEQQAPPLPELEHVQRPRYTAVSERPPTLSKVLASIQKMKN, encoded by the coding sequence ATGCGTCTGAGGAGAAAGTTGTGTCCTTATCCGAAACGTGATAGCAagaacgaatggacgtcaagagcgggAAGTATGAAAGGGAATaaaaggacaagaacccgaaaAAAGCATATGCTGTATAGAGAAGCAATGTTCGGCAgttctcaacactgccaaAGGAGTGTCGGGCAGGCAGCCTTACCCATGTGGAGGGAGCATTTCAACACCTTGCTGGAGCAACAAGCCCCACCACTCCCTGAACTCGAACATGTCCAACGGCCAAGGTACACCGCTGTCAGCGAGCGACCACCGACCTTGTCGAAGGTTCTAGCCtctatccaaaaaatgaagaattga
- a CDS encoding hypothetical protein (NECATOR_CHRX.G24353.T1), which yields MVQEPHQPDIAQLFMVSSTSKSDKDGHATAHCFTPVSTSNDNVNLAGVRTAAVALLFMSSIRRTFLEYHQREMR from the coding sequence ATGGTGCAAGAACCACATCAACCGGACATTGCTCAACTGTTTATGGTATCATCGACGTCAAAGTCGGACAAGGATGGCCATGCAACAGCCCATTGTTTtactccagtttccacttcgaacgaCAATGTAAATctggctggtgttcgaactgcagcagttgctCTTCTGTTCATGTCTTCGATTAGGCGAACTTTCTTGGAGTACCATCAGCGTGAAATGCGTTGA